The following proteins are co-located in the Sphingorhabdus lutea genome:
- a CDS encoding DNA polymerase III subunit delta, with product MAYGGGQKIDNLGQLKAAYDNPGRYKMLFLYGPDESEISYIVKKFLAHIGNNVEHILLNGDQLRSDPALLSDEANAISLFGEKKIIHAEIKRDEAMTAIEYYLQGPAGEHVVLVQSGNLTKANKLRKLVEADKSVLSLIVYEAKSDVLFGRLNGHAKSLGLIVKPDLIRAILARVNMNIHLAMMEMEKLSLYHDASIDNPKKLRNRQSSTLQRIRRMTISPP from the coding sequence TAGATAATTTGGGCCAATTAAAGGCGGCATATGACAATCCGGGCCGTTATAAAATGCTGTTCCTTTATGGGCCGGATGAATCCGAAATATCCTATATCGTCAAAAAATTCCTTGCCCATATTGGAAATAATGTCGAACATATTTTGTTAAATGGCGATCAATTGCGCAGCGACCCTGCCCTATTATCCGATGAGGCCAATGCCATATCCTTATTTGGCGAAAAAAAAATCATCCACGCTGAAATAAAACGTGATGAGGCAATGACCGCCATTGAATATTATTTACAAGGTCCAGCAGGTGAGCATGTCGTTTTGGTGCAAAGCGGCAATTTGACCAAGGCCAATAAATTACGCAAATTGGTGGAAGCAGATAAATCGGTTTTATCATTGATAGTATATGAGGCCAAATCCGATGTCCTATTTGGCCGATTAAATGGCCATGCAAAATCGCTGGGTTTAATTGTAAAACCCGATTTAATCAGGGCGATATTGGCGCGGGTGAATATGAATATTCATTTGGCGATGATGGAGATGGAAAAATTATCGCTTTATCATGATGCCAGCATAGATAATCCAAAGAAATTGAGGAACAGGCAATCATCGACCTTGCAGCGGATAAGGCGGATGACGATATCGCCCCCTTAA